One genomic segment of Thalassospiraceae bacterium LMO-SO8 includes these proteins:
- a CDS encoding 7-cyano-7-deazaguanine synthase, with the protein MNALLLSGGMDSTCIAWWKRPNLAIFIDYGQKPAEAEELAAKTVCEEIEIELEVVRVDCSALGSGDMAGTPSLDIAPVPEWWPYRNQLLLTIAGACALRFGVSELLIGALKTDSQHADGTIEFVDAMSKVMALQEGSISITAPAIGLSAEELVKVSEIPKSTLGWAHSCHIGNLACGQCRGCKKHFSTWKNLGWTAH; encoded by the coding sequence ATGAATGCGCTTTTGCTCTCTGGAGGGATGGACTCAACCTGTATTGCCTGGTGGAAGCGCCCGAACCTTGCAATCTTTATAGACTATGGCCAGAAACCCGCCGAAGCAGAGGAACTGGCCGCCAAAACAGTCTGCGAGGAAATTGAAATAGAACTTGAAGTTGTTAGAGTGGACTGCTCGGCGTTAGGCTCGGGAGATATGGCAGGAACTCCGAGCTTGGATATAGCACCAGTGCCTGAATGGTGGCCCTATCGGAACCAACTGCTTTTGACAATTGCTGGTGCTTGCGCTCTACGTTTTGGCGTCTCAGAGCTTTTAATCGGTGCGCTGAAAACCGACTCACAACATGCGGACGGCACAATAGAGTTCGTGGATGCCATGTCAAAGGTGATGGCATTGCAGGAAGGATCTATAAGCATAACTGCGCCGGCAATTGGCCTTTCGGCCGAAGAACTCGTGAAGGTGTCGGAGATTCCTAAAAGCACTCTTGGGTGGGCGCATTCCTGCCATATCGGAAATCTGGCTTGTGGCCAGTGCAGAGGGTGCAAAAAACACTTCAGTACATGGAAAAATCTTGGTTGGACCGCTCATTAA
- a CDS encoding sensor histidine kinase: MRETRKRSAAALSTRLILGAAVWLVLILALGGGVLTWAFRDTVENEFGRRLDAVLNGMIASMATNAEGGVILTHPLGDPRFDQVYSGWYWQITEPSGGLLRSRSLWDSTLQATGSDTKLHLSRTQGPNGEPLLIAERDIVFPDIDGFVHVMVAGDLREVSDGVRRFNLLLTIALGLLGLGLVVAVMIQVRFGLRPLRALVGDLDAVRRGAHPRLADQYPKEVAPLAQAMNDVLDEDAELIERARRHVGNLAHGLKTPLAVISAEMEGEPDRRVLHEQVQVMRRLIEHHLGRASAVASAGGRIGAVTKIAETARDVAGVLAKVFADKNLAIEVKIDDAAVFPGHREELEEILGNLMENACKWASSRVRLSTEQTAEHVKLLVEDDGPGMSEEQAAEASRRGKRFDEIAPGWGLGLSIVSDLVEVTGGTLLLTRSPLGGLSACVTFPRT, translated from the coding sequence GTGCGCGAGACCCGCAAGCGTTCAGCGGCGGCTCTCTCAACTCGATTGATATTGGGGGCAGCTGTCTGGCTGGTTCTGATCCTGGCCCTTGGTGGCGGCGTCCTGACTTGGGCCTTCCGCGATACGGTCGAGAACGAGTTCGGCCGTCGCCTCGATGCGGTCCTGAACGGCATGATCGCATCCATGGCGACGAACGCGGAGGGCGGCGTAATATTGACGCACCCGCTCGGCGACCCGCGTTTCGACCAGGTCTATTCCGGCTGGTATTGGCAGATCACGGAACCGTCCGGCGGGTTGTTACGTTCTCGCTCGTTGTGGGACAGCACACTTCAGGCCACAGGCAGCGATACAAAGCTGCATTTGAGTAGGACTCAAGGCCCGAACGGCGAGCCGCTTTTAATCGCAGAGCGCGACATAGTATTTCCGGACATCGATGGTTTCGTCCATGTCATGGTTGCCGGCGACCTACGCGAGGTCAGTGATGGTGTTCGCCGGTTCAATCTACTACTCACAATCGCCCTTGGTTTGTTGGGGCTTGGCCTCGTTGTGGCGGTCATGATCCAGGTCCGTTTCGGCCTTCGTCCGTTACGCGCCTTGGTGGGAGACCTCGACGCGGTCAGACGGGGGGCACATCCGCGACTGGCCGATCAATATCCAAAAGAAGTGGCGCCGTTGGCGCAAGCGATGAACGATGTCCTCGATGAAGACGCGGAACTGATCGAGCGGGCTCGGAGGCATGTCGGCAATCTGGCGCACGGCCTGAAGACGCCGCTCGCCGTTATTTCAGCGGAGATGGAGGGAGAACCGGACAGGCGCGTGTTACACGAGCAGGTTCAGGTGATGCGGCGTCTGATCGAACATCACCTTGGACGGGCGTCGGCGGTTGCCAGTGCTGGAGGACGCATCGGTGCTGTGACCAAGATCGCTGAGACGGCGCGTGATGTCGCGGGCGTTCTCGCTAAGGTGTTCGCGGACAAGAACCTAGCGATTGAAGTCAAGATTGATGACGCTGCCGTTTTCCCGGGGCACCGCGAGGAGCTGGAAGAGATTCTTGGAAACCTGATGGAGAACGCCTGCAAATGGGCATCTTCTCGTGTTCGGCTCTCAACCGAGCAGACAGCGGAACACGTAAAACTCCTGGTCGAAGACGATGGTCCCGGCATGTCTGAGGAGCAGGCGGCAGAAGCGTCGAGACGCGGCAAGCGTTTCGATGAGATTGCGCCGGGATGGGGACTCGGTCTCTCCATCGTCTCGGATCTGGTGGAAGTGACTGGTGGTACATTGTTGCTTACGCGGTCTCCACTAGGTGGCTTGAGCGCTTGTGTCACGTTTCCACGTACATAA
- a CDS encoding response regulator transcription factor → MRVLIVEDEPALAFRLQQVLEGAGFTVDVAYDGEEGWHLGDTEPYDAVVLDLGLPRIDGVTVLNRWREAGRTMPVLILTARSRWSEKMAGFNAGADDYLVKPFEMEEVVYRLRALIRRASGHAQPELTCGALRLDTNGGRVSVDGAPVQVTAQEFRILSYLMHHADRIVSRTELAEHVYDRHFDLDSNSLEVLVGRIRKKIGAAYIQTVRGQGYKLTEPEA, encoded by the coding sequence ATGAGGGTTCTGATCGTCGAGGACGAGCCTGCGCTGGCTTTTCGGCTGCAACAAGTGTTGGAGGGTGCCGGTTTCACCGTCGACGTCGCTTACGACGGCGAAGAAGGCTGGCACCTTGGCGACACTGAACCGTATGACGCGGTCGTCCTTGATCTGGGCTTGCCTCGCATCGACGGCGTTACGGTTTTGAACCGTTGGCGCGAAGCTGGGCGCACAATGCCGGTTTTGATCCTGACAGCGCGCAGCCGCTGGTCCGAAAAGATGGCAGGCTTCAACGCGGGTGCCGACGACTATCTGGTCAAACCGTTCGAGATGGAGGAAGTCGTCTACCGGCTGCGGGCGTTAATCCGGCGCGCATCCGGTCACGCGCAGCCGGAACTGACCTGCGGCGCGCTCAGGCTCGATACCAACGGAGGCCGGGTCAGCGTCGACGGAGCACCGGTTCAGGTAACGGCGCAGGAGTTCCGCATTCTGTCGTACCTGATGCATCATGCGGACCGGATCGTCAGTCGGACGGAACTCGCCGAGCATGTCTACGACCGTCACTTCGATCTCGATTCCAACTCGCTGGAGGTCCTGGTCGGCCGCATACGCAAAAAGATTGGCGCTGCGTATATACAAACGGTTCGTGGTCAGGGATACAAGTTGACGGAGCCGGAGGCTTGA
- a CDS encoding PepSY domain-containing protein, whose product MYGSCKNGYFRRMRRFTILVLTALLSAASVPALADGGGEHRDGYKRDDDHDRARRALERGEILPLTDILKRANKEYPGQLIEAELDDDHGGMVYELVIISAEGRVYKLYYDARTGELLKVKGRGRHE is encoded by the coding sequence ATGTACGGTTCATGCAAAAACGGCTATTTTCGCCGCATGCGACGCTTCACGATTCTCGTTCTGACCGCTCTGCTGAGTGCCGCTTCGGTCCCCGCCCTGGCGGATGGAGGCGGTGAACATCGAGACGGCTATAAACGCGACGATGACCATGATCGCGCACGTCGCGCGCTGGAACGTGGAGAGATCCTTCCGCTGACCGATATCCTCAAGCGGGCAAACAAGGAATACCCAGGGCAATTGATTGAGGCCGAACTCGATGACGACCACGGCGGCATGGTCTACGAACTTGTCATCATTTCGGCTGAGGGGCGCGTCTATAAACTGTATTACGATGCGCGCACCGGTGAGTTACTGAAGGTGAAGGGGCGAGGCAGGCACGAATGA
- a CDS encoding cytochrome b/b6 domain-containing protein: MKPKHQQALLLFWHAWLGGAYLVAYLTADEDTYGMHLFAGYAVLAAIVARLLVGLMAPNSKLFKLPRPKFGDLRDWFRSGKGRHPFFAWFASVLLIVVGASAATGALSDSLMTWLEDPHEAISEASLWVIFGHIAFVTFMYGGKKFIRSAIVKLNERLPFTHA; encoded by the coding sequence ATGAAACCCAAGCACCAGCAGGCGCTTCTCCTCTTCTGGCACGCATGGCTCGGCGGCGCATATCTGGTTGCCTACCTGACGGCCGACGAGGATACCTACGGCATGCATTTGTTCGCAGGATACGCCGTACTCGCGGCCATCGTCGCCCGCCTCCTGGTCGGCCTGATGGCGCCGAACAGCAAACTTTTCAAGTTGCCTCGCCCTAAATTCGGCGACCTGCGAGATTGGTTTCGCAGCGGCAAAGGTCGCCACCCTTTCTTTGCCTGGTTTGCCTCGGTCCTTTTGATTGTCGTTGGCGCTTCTGCTGCGACTGGCGCCCTTTCGGACTCGCTGATGACCTGGCTGGAAGATCCGCACGAGGCGATCTCCGAAGCCTCCCTTTGGGTCATCTTTGGGCATATCGCGTTCGTCACGTTCATGTATGGCGGCAAAAAATTCATCAGAAGCGCCATCGTGAAACTCAACGAACGGTTGCCGTTCACTCACGCCTAG